The Brumimicrobium sp. genomic interval TAGAACCAAACAAAACCAAAACAAAACCAACAGGCTTCACATTCCCTTTGTCAATTTTAATATCAGTGCCGTTGACGGTTTAAAGGTTTTAGAACTTGGTAATATTTCAGAAATAACCGTTTGTTTATACTTCATTTTACCATCTTTTCACTCTCGTTTTCACTGCTATCACTTGTTTTTAAGCTGTTAACAAAACTGTACGCAGTGTTTTCAATCTGTTTGCCATCCAGCGGTGCACCAAATGGAGAGTAGTCAAATACATGGGAAATACCAGTTTGATAACTCGTTATCGTTCCGTTATCCTCTAGCGGATATTTGATGTCATTAATCACCGTTTGCACGTTCCCTCTGTGGTCTGAAAGCTCATAGTTTCTATTTCCTAAAATACCGTAGCTTGGTAATAAACTAGGGTTTTGCATATTTACTGCCTCTTTCGTTGCTCCAAGTCTGGAACTTCCATAGATGTTCCACACCAAAAACTCTTTTTGATAGGGTTTTCCCATCGGAGAAAAAGTATCGAGTATGTGATTTTGAAGTGTGCGTTTCATAATCGAAAGATACAAATTTTAATTTATTTCCTTACTTTTTTCTTGTCAAAAAAGTAGGCAAAAAGACAAGACAAAAAAATGCTGCCTCCCCGCTCTGGCAAATACCCGTAGAGACGTACGGCCGTACGTCTCTACGGGCATTTACCGTACGTCCCACGGGCATTTGCCATTCACGCGCGCTGCTTCCCGCTTTTTTGTCTGGCTGACGCGCTTTGGGTTGGCTTTTCAAGAGGAGATTGGGGAATGTTGATAAAATCTTATTCGCTTGGGACTCGGAGGTAGAGAACCCATTTACAGGGTTTTATATATTTCTCAATTTCAGCTTCTTCAGTTTCTATATCGGATGTTGTCCGTTTGCAAATATTCGTATATAGAAATTTTCCTACCTGCTCTCCTTTGCTATAATATTTATTTTCCCAATTTGCATACACGATATATTCCTTTCCCTTCTCAAACCTAAAGCCACAATCCCCGTTACCTATCCCTGTTATAATAACAACTTCCTGTTCATGATGTTTTTTCTTCCCTTTGTAAATACTTTGTACTTTGAATTTGTATTTCGTGTTGTAAACGTAACGGTCTCCAAATAGTGTATCAATTACAAAAGTAGAATCCTCTATAACCGTCCCCCGAAAAACAAAATCAGATGACTTTAGTTCTTGTTTAGTAGTTGCTTTACCAATACAGCTACAAGCATAGGAACTATTCCAAATAAAAAGGGAACAGTACACTAAGAAAAGTATATTTATTATATTATTCTTCATCTTTTTACTTCTTTGATTTTAATCTTTTGATATCGTATCCACTACCCCTTCCCTACTTTTCGTTGTATCTCATTTAGTTTAAATAAAGCTTCAACTGGGGTTAGCGTGTTTATATCAATATTTTTGACTTCTTCACGGATTTCTTCTAGGATAGGATCATCTAACTGGAAAAAGCTTAACTGCATATCGGGACTGTTAGCGGCTTCTTTTACTTTCTCTTTGTCTGTAGTTCGATTAGATGATTCCAGTTCTTTTAACATCTTTTCTGCGCGAGAAACAACCATACTAGGCATACCTGCAAGTTTGGCAACATGAATTCCAAAACTATGCTCACTTCCTCCGGGCACTAGCTTGCGCAGGAATAAAATCTTATTGTCAATTTCCTTAACAGAGACTGTATAGTTTTTAATGCGTGAGAATTTATTGGTCATTTCATTCAACTCATGATAATGTGTTGCAAACAAGGTTTTGCATTTAGCTTGGGGAGATTCATGTAGATATTCTGCGATAGCCCACGCTATAGAAATACCGTCATAAGTACTGGTTCCTCGACCTATTTCATCTAATAAAACCAGGCTTCTGGCAGATAAATTATTCAGAATACTTGCTGTTTCATTCATCTCGACCATAAAAGTAGATTCACCTGATGAAATATTATCTGAAGCGCCAACACGTGTGAAAATCTTATCAACTACACCTAATTTAGCATGAGTAGCAGGAACAAAACAACCTATTTGTGCCATTAATGAAATAAGAGCTGTCTGTCGCAGAATTGCACTTTTACCTGACATGTTAGGTCCGGTAATCATAATGATTTGCTGAGATTCATTATCAAGAAAAATATCATTTGGAATATACTCTTCACCAATACCCATACATTTTTCAATCACTGGATGACGCCCTCCTTTGATGTCTATCTCAAAATGCTCATCAAGCATTGGCTTATTGTAATTATTTTCTTTGGAAACTACAGCAAATGAAGCTAAACAATCTAATTGTCCGATAAGAAAAGCATTTAATTGAATGGTTTGGATATAGTCGGCAATAGATAGAATTAATTCTGTAAATAATCTTCGTTCTATTATTTCAATTTTCTCTTCTGCCCCTAAGATTTTACTCTCATATTCTTTGAGTTCTTGGGTAATATAACGTTCGGCATTAACCAGCGTTTGCTTACGAATCCAATCATCAGGGACTTTATCTTTATGTGTGTTTCTAACTTCAATATAATAGCCAAAGACATTGTTAAAAGAAACTTTTAGACTAGGAATACCAGTACGATCAGCTTCTCTTTGTTGCAACTCCTCCAAGAATTGTTTTCCAGAAGAAGACAAGGCTCTCAATTCATCTAATTCCGAATTAAATCCATCTGCTATTACCTTTCCCTTTCCAACTTGTATAGCCGCGTCCTCATCTAACTGTTCTTTGATCGTTTTAATTAAATCTACACATGGATTTATCCTATCCACAATTCCTTGTAATGACTTTGCTTTTGATTTTTTGAGTAAATCCTGGATAGCTTGTAATTCTTCCAATGTAATCTTTAATTGATTCACTTCTTTAGGATTTACTTTCCCTACCGCTATTTTGGAAGCCAATCGCTCTAAGTCGTATACTCCTCCTAAACGCTGGCGCAACTCATAGGTTAAATCATCTTGTTCAATTAAATTTTCAACTCCTTCCAAACGCTGTTCAATGGCTTTTAAATCTTTCAAAGGAAGTACTAACCAACGTTTCATCAAACGCCCTCCCATTGGTGTTAGAGTTTTATCTAGGACAGACAATAAAGTTGTACCATTTTCATGGGGAGAATGAATCAATTCTAGATTTCTAGCAGTAAAACGGTCGAGCCAGACGAATTTATCTTCTTCTATCCTGCTAATTTTTAGAATATGCCCTAACTTATCATGATGGGTTTCAGACACATAATGTAGGATAGATCCTGCTGCTATAAGCCCTTCTGTTAGCTCCTCAATTCCAAATCCTTTTAGGTTTTTAGTTTGGAAATGCTTATTTAAAATTTCTGTTCCAAAATCTTCTGTATATACCCAATCTTCTAAACGAAAAGAATAGTATTGTGTCCCAAAAAGTTCCTGAAACTTACTTTCTTGTGTTCTACAATATAGCACTTCACTAGGTTCAAAACCTTGCATGAGTTTATCTATATAATTGTAATTTCCTTGAGCTAGTAAAAATTCACCTGTAGAAATATCTAAGAATGAAACTCCAATCAGTTTCTTACCGATAAACACAGAAGCTAAAAAGTTATTTTTCTTTTGTTCTAATACTTGATCGTTTAATGCTACTCCTGGAGTAACTAACTCTGTTACACCTCTTTTGACAATGGTTTTAGTCATTTTAGGATCTTCCAATTGATCGCAAATAGCCACACGTTGACCTGCTCTCACCAATTTTGGAAGATATACATCCAATGAATG includes:
- the mutS gene encoding DNA mismatch repair protein MutS, with product MKQYNNIKAKHPSALLLFRVGDFYETFGEDAVKTSKILGIVLTKRKNGAAGDMELAGFPHHSLDVYLPKLVRAGQRVAICDQLEDPKMTKTIVKRGVTELVTPGVALNDQVLEQKKNNFLASVFIGKKLIGVSFLDISTGEFLLAQGNYNYIDKLMQGFEPSEVLYCRTQESKFQELFGTQYYSFRLEDWVYTEDFGTEILNKHFQTKNLKGFGIEELTEGLIAAGSILHYVSETHHDKLGHILKISRIEEDKFVWLDRFTARNLELIHSPHENGTTLLSVLDKTLTPMGGRLMKRWLVLPLKDLKAIEQRLEGVENLIEQDDLTYELRQRLGGVYDLERLASKIAVGKVNPKEVNQLKITLEELQAIQDLLKKSKAKSLQGIVDRINPCVDLIKTIKEQLDEDAAIQVGKGKVIADGFNSELDELRALSSSGKQFLEELQQREADRTGIPSLKVSFNNVFGYYIEVRNTHKDKVPDDWIRKQTLVNAERYITQELKEYESKILGAEEKIEIIERRLFTELILSIADYIQTIQLNAFLIGQLDCLASFAVVSKENNYNKPMLDEHFEIDIKGGRHPVIEKCMGIGEEYIPNDIFLDNESQQIIMITGPNMSGKSAILRQTALISLMAQIGCFVPATHAKLGVVDKIFTRVGASDNISSGESTFMVEMNETASILNNLSARSLVLLDEIGRGTSTYDGISIAWAIAEYLHESPQAKCKTLFATHYHELNEMTNKFSRIKNYTVSVKEIDNKILFLRKLVPGGSEHSFGIHVAKLAGMPSMVVSRAEKMLKELESSNRTTDKEKVKEAANSPDMQLSFFQLDDPILEEIREEVKNIDINTLTPVEALFKLNEIQRKVGKG